The following is a genomic window from Parabacteroides johnsonii DSM 18315.
TCTTCTCTCAACACATCCAAGCCCTCTTCGGTACGGGCACAAAGCATAGAGCAAGGATAGCCGATCGTCGTATACAGATTGACCAAATCGTCCAATAATTCCCGGTCACCGCCATGATAGCGATCTATTTTGTTGAAGACTAACTTCACCGGCACACGATAAGCCTCGGCTGTAGCAAGAAAACGGTCGATAAAAACGGTAGTGGTAATCGGATAGTTGACTGTCACGATCAGCATCGCCTGGTCTACGTTCGCGGCGATAATATGCGACTGCTTGGAAAGATTGGAAGCGCGGCGGATGATGTAATTCTTCCGGTCTTCGATCTTGGTGATAAAGGCGGTCCCTTCGGTATTGATATCAATATCGACCCGGTCTCCGACCGCAACAGGATTGGTGGTACGGATATCTTTCAGGCGGAAATTTCCTTTGATCTTACTTTCTATATCGCGACCATCATCGGTGCGTACGGTATACCAGCTACCCGTATTCTTAATAACCAATCCCCTCATGTTAATTGAAAGTTGAAAGTTGAAAATTGAAAGTTGAAAGATAAGGAGGAAAGGAAGGATCTATTCCGCCACTTTCAACTCTCAACTCGTTATACCGTCATTATTTCTTTTTCTTTTGCAGCGTAGAGTTCATCTACTTTCTTGATATACTTGTCATGGACCTTCTGAACTTCTGCTTCTGCATCTTTCTCGACATCCTCAGGAGTTCCGTCAGTCTTAATGCTCTTCTTCAATTGCTCAATTGCATCACGGCGAGCGTTACGAATACTGATTTTAGCAGTTTCCGCTTCCTGCTTAGATTGTTTAGCCAACAGACGACGCCGTTCTTCCGTCAGAGGAGGAATACCCAAACGAATCACTTCACCATTGTTTTCAGGAGTGATACCGACTTCGGAATCCATGATCCCTTTTTCAATATCCTTGATAATCTTCTTCTCCCAAGGAGTAATCATGATCGTTCTCGCATCCGGAACAGTTACGGTAGCCACATTTGTCAAAGGAACAGGAGCACCGTAATACATTACTCTCACGCAATCCAAGATTTTCGGATTCGCCTTACCGGCACGAATATGAGACAACTGTTCATCCAAATATTCGATCGCAAAGGTCATCTTCTCTTCTGCCGCCTTTACATACTGTTTTATATCTGCCATAAGTGATTGTATATTTTTGTTTTCTTTGTTTGTTAGGCAAACAAAAATAGTAAAGTTTTTCTTTTTGGCAAACTGTTTATGGAAATATGTTATTCCCGAACCGCTGGGACTACTTCAGCTTTGTAAAAAGGAAAAGCAGGTAAAACACTCCGACTGCCAAAACCAGCAAGGCGCCTGTCTGCGAATGAAGAGCATCAGAAGCAAAGCCCATCAAGAGCGGAAAAACCGTTCCACCGAAAAGTCCCATAATCATCAAGCCGGATACTTCGTTCTGCCGTTGGGGCATCGACAATAAAGCCTGAGAGAAAAGGATGGAGAAGACGTTCGAATTGCCATATCCGACCAAAGCGATGCTGACATATAGCAGAGCCTTGCTGTCGAACAAAAGGAAACCTGCCATCGAAGCTACCATCAACACGACACTGACAACAAAAAATTTCTTCGGTGTCCAATGGGCCAGGATCAACGAACCAGTCAGGCAACCGACCGTACGGAAGATAAAATAGAGGCTCGTTGCAAACGCTGCCGCATGTATGTCCATCCCCAACCGTTCCATTAGGATCTTCGGGGCGGTAGTATTCGTGCCGACATCTATGCCGACATGACACATGATACCGACAAACATCAACAGGATAAACGGGTTACCCAATAAGGCAATGCATTCGGCAAATGTGGAAGGTTTGCCTTCAGGTGCCTCTTCCTTGATAGAAGTCGCCCCCAACAGTAAAATCGCCACAATTGCTATCACCATATAGATCGGAAACAGTACACGCCAGCCCAATCCCAGCGAAGGGATCGCCGCCGTCGCTCCCCACATGGCGATATAGGGCGCCAGAAAAGAAGCGATCGCCTTGACAAACTGCCCGAAAGTCAAACTACTCGCCAACTTATCTTCAGTAATAATATTAGAGAGAAGCGGGTTCAGAGAGGTCTGCATCAAAGCATTCCCAATCCCTAATAAAGAAAAAGAGACCAACATCACCATATAGCCATCGCCGAAACATGGGATCAGCAACGACACGAAGGTAACAACCAGGCTCAGCATGACCGTCTTTTTCCGTCCGATCTTATTCATCAACATTCCCGTCGGGACGGAAAAGATCAGAAACCAGAAGAACACTAAAGAAGGAAAGATATTCGCTTCGGAATCCGTCAATCCTAAATCCAACTTCACATAGTTGGAGGCAATTCCTACCAAATCCACAAATCCCATCGTGAAGAAAACTAACATCACTGGGATCAGCCTTATATACAAGCGTTTCTCTTTCATAATCAGTCTTTATTAGGATAAGCAGGCCATGCACCCTCTTTCGTACAAACAAAAGCTGCTGTCCCGACAGCTGTTTGATGGGCTTCGCGCAAGGATTTACCGGCTAATATAGAATAAACGAATGCTCCAGAGAAAGAATCTCCCGCCCCGACCGTATCAGCCACCTCGACTTTGGGAGTAAGAATCGTCGACTTGTCGGCAGCCGTATAGACAGAGCTGTAGCGACTGCCGGCAGTCAAAATCATATAGCGCAGGCTGTAACGCTCGACCAATTGGCGGCAAGCCGTATCTTCATCCTCCGAAAGGGAGAACATTTCACGTATCAGGTCGAGTTCCTCGTCATTGATCTTAAATACATTCGCCTCTTCCAGCAGACTGGCGATCAACTCCTTCGAGTAATAAGACTGACGGATATTGATATCGAAAAACCGAAGCGCCTCTTTACAGGCATAGGAAAGTAACGCATGAATCGTCGCACACGATTCGGGCGAACGCTGCGCCAACGTACCGAAGCAGATGGCATCCGCTTCTTTCACCAGGTCGATGGCTTCCTGAGTCAAAGGTATATGATCCCAGGCAACACCTTCTATAATCGTATAGGTCGGGATACCGTCTCTCAACTCCACCATCACGCTTCCGGTAGGATATTCGACTATCCCCAGCGAATGGCAGATACCGTTCTTATCCAACTCCTGGACGATCTCCGCTCCGAACACGTCGTCCCCGATCGCGCTGACCGCATATCCTTCGGCCCCCAATTGGGTAGCATGGTATACAAAATTGATCGGAGCACCTCCGGCACGCTTCCCCGTTGGCAACACATCCCAAAGGAGTTCACCTATACCGACAACAACAGGTTTACTATCTTTCATTATTTACTTATTTTATATTTTTAAAATTATTCCCAGATGGATCGGAACGTGTATACTTCCATTTCTTTTACTTCGATATTATTTCCCCAAAAATGGAATCCTTCCCTGTTCTTCAAGTCCGGCCGACGCTCCATCGAATAAGAATAAGCCCCATCATCAATATAAACTTCAATAGAAGTCTTATCCAAGATAATATCGGCCGTGATTTCCATACTTGTCATGTTTTCGGGCGAATAGAACACACCATTGATCCGGTTGTAATTCATATCGTAATCCAGTAATGACTGCCCGAACAGGTTCAGGCCGGCATTTGTAGCATGAGACAATTTGAGGGTTGTACGGATACGCAATGTACCTGCATCCCTATACTGCCGAAGCAGTTCATCAGCTTTATCTGCCGTCAGCGCTCTCCAATTTCCGACTGAGGTCTGCAAGCGCTCAAGTTCTTCGATCGGTTTACTAAACAGGCGAATGCCGTCTTTCGTCGTTCTCAAAGACAACTCCGTCGGGAATAACATCATCCCGTTAAAAGGCATTCCCGGATGAGAGATACGCCCCCAACCGATCTGAATACGACGGCCATCCGACTCAGGTATATTCGTAAACGTCTGGGCAGCATAGATAGAACCGGTAGAATAGTAATATTTGCCGGATTCAGGTGTAAATTTCTTTCCGTCAAACGCACCCAACATATAAGTCCCGGAAGCACCGTACATCACCCATTTGGTATTGTCCTTATTCCCATCGACAGGAAGTTCGAATAATTCAGGACACTCCCAAAAACCGGTAATATGGCTTTCGAACGTCCAGTCTTTCAAGTTGTCGGAGTTGTATATGGAATGTCCGTCGCGCTCATTCAGCACCATAACCCATTTACCTGATGATTTATGCCAAAAGACTTTCGGATCGCGAGTATCCTTACTGTTCCATTTGGCCTTAGAATCGATCACCGGATTGCCCTTATATTTTGTCCAAGTGCGTCCTTTATCCAGGCTATAGGCTATACATTGCACCTGCTTTTCCGGGTTGTCAGCCGTATAAATAGCCACCATCGCCGGAATACCATTCTTTCCGAAGCCGGAAGTATTGTCATAGTCGATCACTGCCGAACCGGAAAACATCGTACCGTGTTCGTCGGGATACAGGGCGATCGGTAGCTCTTCCCAATGTATCAAATCATTGCT
Proteins encoded in this region:
- the rsgA gene encoding ribosome small subunit-dependent GTPase A, which encodes MRGLVIKNTGSWYTVRTDDGRDIESKIKGNFRLKDIRTTNPVAVGDRVDIDINTEGTAFITKIEDRKNYIIRRASNLSKQSHIIAANVDQAMLIVTVNYPITTTVFIDRFLATAEAYRVPVKLVFNKIDRYHGGDRELLDDLVNLYTTIGYPCSMLCARTEEGLDVLREDLKGRITLLSGHSGVGKSTIINKLIPGVNLRTGDISEYHNKGMHTTTFSEMIPLSDGGYLIDTPGIKGFGTIEMEGAEIAHYFPEIFKFSADCKFNNCSHRHEPGCAVLRAVEEHYISESRYKSYLSILDDKQESKYREEY
- a CDS encoding MFS transporter: MKEKRLYIRLIPVMLVFFTMGFVDLVGIASNYVKLDLGLTDSEANIFPSLVFFWFLIFSVPTGMLMNKIGRKKTVMLSLVVTFVSLLIPCFGDGYMVMLVSFSLLGIGNALMQTSLNPLLSNIITEDKLASSLTFGQFVKAIASFLAPYIAMWGATAAIPSLGLGWRVLFPIYMVIAIVAILLLGATSIKEEAPEGKPSTFAECIALLGNPFILLMFVGIMCHVGIDVGTNTTAPKILMERLGMDIHAAAFATSLYFIFRTVGCLTGSLILAHWTPKKFFVVSVVLMVASMAGFLLFDSKALLYVSIALVGYGNSNVFSILFSQALLSMPQRQNEVSGLMIMGLFGGTVFPLLMGFASDALHSQTGALLVLAVGVFYLLFLFTKLK
- the frr gene encoding ribosome recycling factor — translated: MADIKQYVKAAEEKMTFAIEYLDEQLSHIRAGKANPKILDCVRVMYYGAPVPLTNVATVTVPDARTIMITPWEKKIIKDIEKGIMDSEVGITPENNGEVIRLGIPPLTEERRRLLAKQSKQEAETAKISIRNARRDAIEQLKKSIKTDGTPEDVEKDAEAEVQKVHDKYIKKVDELYAAKEKEIMTV
- a CDS encoding carbohydrate kinase family protein, whose protein sequence is MKDSKPVVVGIGELLWDVLPTGKRAGGAPINFVYHATQLGAEGYAVSAIGDDVFGAEIVQELDKNGICHSLGIVEYPTGSVMVELRDGIPTYTIIEGVAWDHIPLTQEAIDLVKEADAICFGTLAQRSPESCATIHALLSYACKEALRFFDINIRQSYYSKELIASLLEEANVFKINDEELDLIREMFSLSEDEDTACRQLVERYSLRYMILTAGSRYSSVYTAADKSTILTPKVEVADTVGAGDSFSGAFVYSILAGKSLREAHQTAVGTAAFVCTKEGAWPAYPNKD
- a CDS encoding DUF4980 domain-containing protein, with the translated sequence MNNKRIWVLASALVGCVFTLSAQDLAMKITKRYLNLPISHQVDRALMTFDVGGRQERAFEIRLASGKPDYWVFCDLSALKNKEIKISYTGNKTGINKIYQADEIAGQDSLYKETNRPQIHYTQRRGWNNDPNGLLYYDGEYHLFYQHNPYERDWGNMHWGHAVSNDLIHWEELPIALYPDEHGTMFSGSAVIDYDNTSGFGKNGIPAMVAIYTADNPEKQVQCIAYSLDKGRTWTKYKGNPVIDSKAKWNSKDTRDPKVFWHKSSGKWVMVLNERDGHSIYNSDNLKDWTFESHITGFWECPELFELPVDGNKDNTKWVMYGASGTYMLGAFDGKKFTPESGKYYYSTGSIYAAQTFTNIPESDGRRIQIGWGRISHPGMPFNGMMLFPTELSLRTTKDGIRLFSKPIEELERLQTSVGNWRALTADKADELLRQYRDAGTLRIRTTLKLSHATNAGLNLFGQSLLDYDMNYNRINGVFYSPENMTSMEITADIILDKTSIEVYIDDGAYSYSMERRPDLKNREGFHFWGNNIEVKEMEVYTFRSIWE